The sequence GTCCATTCAGAATAGTGTTGGGTCGGAGAGAACACGTGGCGATGTCCACCGTCCTGGCTAAGACAAGACTTGGCTCCGTTCAACAACAAATCCCCTTCCGATCTTACGAAGCCAGCTCCAGGTTTCTCTTTATCCGCAGCCtaatcaacaaaccaaaaaaaaaacataactttgaTTATAACATtataccaaaaagaagaaagtgtaATATAAGAACCTAAAGAAAGAATAGAAACTAGAGATCACCTTCTCAGTGATGTACTTAAAGACAGTCTTCTTCTCACTAGCTTCATATATGTTGCACTGagaatatatctatatatcataaCAAAAAATGTATGAGCTATGCACGGAGATGATGGCATAATCGTAAATATTTATGTTCATACTAGTCTTATAGGTTAATCTTCCGGTTACGGACCTGAGATTCGACACCGGCCCCAACGGCGTAAATGGACCAGTGACGAGTGTAGTTGTTGAAGAGATGGACTCTTGCAAAGCGAACGCGAGGGTGTCGCTGACGTGTACCGTCAAAGAAACAGTGATGTATGGTAACTCTTATGCATCGGTCCGTCACGTGACTTGTGTCCGCTCCAATCAATATCGTCTTGTCGTGGTTCATGAAATGACATctgaaatatttttctaaaaaacattTAACACAATAGCTAGTGACATATAATATGTATCTATCAAATGTCTAACTATCTATCAAATGACATTTGGAATAATTAAGGATTGGTTTCCAAAATTATACCTTGAGACGGTAATGTCGGTGCTTTCTCGAGTGATATCAATCAAACCATCATAGTAATTCTTGAGACTACAACGATCAATCCAAATGTTGTGtgattttggtttgatctgAATAGCGTCTTCGTCTGGACCTACACCGCCTTCAAATTCAAGATTGCAGATGATAACGTTTTCACACTCTTTTAGCCTTAACCCTTTTCCCGTAATCTTCACTCTTTGGCCTCTTCCGTCCACCGTTTTGTGCGATGATACGCTCACAAACGAAGAAAGATTGATCGTTCCAGACACATCGAATACAATCCATAACGGTTCTGGCCTCTTGCAAGCCTCTCGTAACGATCCTGGACCCTCGTctgcaaacacacacacacatacatgaTTCGTTTTATACGAATATTTAACATTAAGTGTCCAATAATATTGTGGAtctcaaaaccaaataaatatatgtaaatctCTTAAGTTTTATGCGGTTTGAATCCAAAACTTATGTGGGATtcacaagtttatatatatatagcaccTATAGATTATACCAAATTTAGAAAGCACCTAGATCATATGAatccaagaaacagaggaatcctagattatataaatgaaatgagGGGAGGGGGGCTACTGAATATATACCAGCTAAAGAAGTGACGCGGCAAATCGGACCATTAAGACCACCAACGGCCGCGCAGCCGAAACCCTCGGCCTTTCCGGCGAGAGAGCGGAGGCTGGAGTCTACGTGGCAATAAGGTCCCACCGTCATTTGGTGATTCGATGGTGGAGCTGGCGATGGAGCGGCTGTATATGGTGGTGGGAAAGGGGTGTTGGGGGTTTCGCCGCCGTGATGGGATCTGTGAAGGCCGTGTAAGTTTCCCATATCTCTCTATTTATAATTAAGTGTTGAATTTAACTTGGGACAGTTTCAGTTTTGTATTGTTGGGATAGAATTAAATTGCTCCTCCTTTTGTTtcaactgaaactgaaactgaacCATTGATGGTATAGCTTAGCTTTGTTGGAGGAActgttttgtcctttttttctctctcttctgtgCCGAcagtagcttttttttttttttttttttttaNtaaaaataaatataaggtTGGAAAAATGTTTAGAATCTTGATCAGACAACTTTAAATTTAGTAGATATTTTtggaccatatatatatatatttatatatttaaatctactgttttaatttattctaaaaactaaaaataaagaccagtaaatattacaaaattgttttaGAAACGTTCAAAAATGATTTAGAAATAAATTTCAAACGttcatcaaattttcaaaactgtGAAGCCTAAACAGGCCAATACACATATTTGTTGACAAACCAAGAAACGAAGCCCATCAATTGTTTAACTAAACCATTCCGACAAGTACTTTCCATTTTTCCTAAACGCGTATTGTATAGATTCTGtgaattttaaaattggaaCGGCTCGCATGAAATTGTTGCTGATGTGGCAAATCcctaactgaagaagaagaagaaaagacaacCCAaattacacccaaaaaaaagaggGTAATTTAAGCTGCTTTGCTTCTCCTACGATTAATCAGATCGCAAACCCTTGCCTTGCCCGTGCACAGTGTGACCATAAACGGTGGCCGACGTCTTCGACGGCCTTATTCATCTTTCTCCAATCGGAGAATCGTCGGTCCATCATGATCCCGCTTTGAAAGACAAAAgccttctctgttttttcatcTCTCTCACAATGGGATCCAGAATCGAAGAAGGTACACAACGATTTCTCCTTCTCcttgatttttagttttctgaCTCTAATCGCAATATTAGGGTTAGGTCTTGCAAACGGGATCTTAGGctgatttttgtatttcttctaATGGGTTTGTCATTTGCGTgttgaacaaacaaacaatgtgTAATCAATCTGAATCACGCAGAGAAGGAGCTGGAACAGGATGTGGAGAAGCGTTTGGCGACGGAACCGGCGAGTCCTGCTGGAAGCACTTTAGCGGACCTCTCGCCAACTCCAACCCCAAGGAAGACTCTGGTTCTGTCTAATTCGGGCAAGGCTTTAATGGTGTCCAATTCTAGCAAGTCCTTGGGACTTTCCAATTCCGGGAAACGGTTTGATCCAACGGGTAAGAAGAAGTACGTTAAACAGGTCACCGGCCGCCATAACGACACCGAGCTTCACCTAGCTGCTCAACGAGG comes from Camelina sativa cultivar DH55 chromosome 19, Cs, whole genome shotgun sequence and encodes:
- the LOC104764652 gene encoding putative pectate lyase 21, coding for MGNLHGLHRSHHGGETPNTPFPPPYTAAPSPAPPSNHQMTVGPYCHVDSSLRSLAGKAEGFGCAAVGGLNGPICRVTSLADEGPGSLREACKRPEPLWIVFDVSGTINLSSFVSVSSHKTVDGRGQRVKITGKGLRLKECENVIICNLEFEGGVGPDEDAIQIKPKSHNIWIDRCSLKNYYDGLIDITRESTDITVSRCHFMNHDKTILIGADTSHVTDRCIRVTIHHCFFDGTRQRHPRVRFARVHLFNNYTRHWSIYAVGAGVESQIYSQCNIYEASEKKTVFKYITEKAADKEKPGAGFVRSEGDLLLNGAKSCLSQDGGHRHVFSPTQHYSEWTVESPSEKLKNYLKHSTGLQNLPLPLD